Proteins encoded by one window of Cellvibrio sp. KY-GH-1:
- a CDS encoding tRNA (adenine(22)-N(1))-methyltransferase TrmK — protein MVTSQYDHIWDCCCDHGFLGAALVAKKAAPCVHFVDLVPDLMDQLESKLKRYFPIVAGSDFASLSYSQWEVHCMDLCQLQLKEFKGKHLVIIAGVGGDLMSAMVEAITQNNATAEIDFLLCPVHHHYTLRQQLIALDLGLKAETLMIENRRYYEIILTAPKNNIGVSAMSPVGNTIWQCPNQDEFNLAFNYLNKTLAHYKRKQRKNGAEMQPIIDAYSAVTLQLC, from the coding sequence ATGGTGACTTCGCAATACGATCATATTTGGGATTGTTGCTGCGATCATGGCTTTTTGGGGGCAGCGTTAGTGGCCAAAAAGGCAGCGCCGTGTGTACATTTTGTGGATCTTGTGCCTGACCTTATGGATCAGCTGGAAAGTAAACTGAAGCGTTATTTTCCGATTGTTGCTGGGTCAGATTTCGCTTCTCTTTCTTATTCGCAATGGGAGGTGCACTGTATGGATTTATGTCAGTTGCAATTAAAGGAATTCAAGGGGAAGCATTTAGTCATTATTGCGGGTGTAGGCGGGGATTTAATGAGCGCGATGGTGGAGGCAATTACTCAAAATAATGCTACTGCTGAAATAGATTTTCTCTTGTGCCCGGTGCACCACCACTACACGTTAAGACAACAATTAATTGCGCTCGACCTTGGTTTGAAAGCTGAAACCTTGATGATTGAAAATCGTCGTTATTATGAAATTATCCTGACGGCTCCAAAAAACAATATTGGTGTTTCAGCGATGAGCCCCGTCGGCAATACGATTTGGCAGTGTCCCAATCAGGATGAATTTAATCTTGCGTTTAACTACCTGAACAAAACCCTCGCGCATTACAAGCGAAAGCAACGCAAGAATGGCGCTGAAATGCAACCAATCATAGATGCGTATAGTGCGGTAACCCTTCAACTTTGTTAA
- a CDS encoding GFA family protein, with amino-acid sequence MIGSCLCGSVKFEVKLDRLKIYQCHCSLCRKQTGTASSCGTVINTEKFEWLSGEGNVSKWVKDTGFTSHFCITCGSSVPNKFRGSPFYWVPAGLMDSQNIEVAANIFVCEAAKWSKVSTGVNPYETKPEIENLIELLNGNN; translated from the coding sequence ATGATTGGAAGTTGTTTGTGCGGCTCAGTAAAATTTGAAGTAAAACTAGACCGACTGAAAATTTATCAATGTCACTGTTCACTATGCAGAAAACAAACAGGAACTGCTTCAAGCTGCGGAACTGTCATAAATACAGAAAAATTTGAATGGTTGTCCGGCGAAGGTAATGTTTCAAAGTGGGTTAAAGACACAGGTTTTACTTCTCACTTTTGTATTACGTGCGGTTCATCAGTACCTAACAAATTTAGAGGGAGCCCGTTTTATTGGGTCCCTGCCGGGCTAATGGACAGCCAAAATATTGAAGTGGCTGCAAATATATTTGTTTGTGAAGCTGCCAAATGGAGTAAAGTTTCTACAGGTGTCAACCCGTACGAAACGAAACCTGAAATTGAAAACTTAATAGAGCTTTTGAATGGAAACAACTAA
- the ahpC gene encoding alkyl hydroperoxide reductase subunit C codes for MATINSVIKPFSAQAYHQGKFVPVTDADLKGKWSVVFFYPADFTFVCPTELGDLADNYAEFQSMGVEIYSVSTDTHFTHKAWHDSSETIGKIQYPMIGDPTGTITRNFGVMIEEAGLADRGTFVIDPEGKIQIIEINAGGIGRDASELLRKVKAAQYVASHPGEVCPAKWKEGEATLAPSLDLVGKI; via the coding sequence ATGGCAACTATTAATTCTGTAATCAAACCATTCAGCGCCCAGGCTTACCATCAAGGCAAGTTTGTGCCAGTGACCGATGCTGACCTGAAAGGCAAGTGGTCAGTCGTGTTCTTCTACCCGGCGGACTTCACCTTTGTATGCCCCACCGAACTGGGCGATCTGGCCGACAACTACGCGGAATTCCAAAGCATGGGCGTAGAGATCTACTCAGTGTCTACCGACACTCACTTCACCCACAAAGCATGGCACGACAGCTCTGAGACCATTGGCAAGATCCAATACCCAATGATCGGCGACCCAACTGGCACTATCACCCGTAACTTCGGTGTGATGATTGAAGAAGCCGGTCTGGCGGATCGCGGTACTTTCGTGATCGATCCGGAAGGCAAAATTCAAATCATCGAAATCAATGCCGGCGGTATCGGTCGCGATGCCTCTGAACTGCTGCGCAAAGTTAAAGCCGCGCAATATGTTGCGAGCCACCCGGGTGAAGTGTGCCCGGCCAAGTGGAAAGAAGGTGAAGCGACTTTGGCTCCATCTTTGGATTTGGTTGGCAAGATCTAA
- a CDS encoding AMP-binding protein, with translation MNNFFASLEQHAQQQPQQLALISKQCEFNYAQLVEQVNLLAQWLTDHNIGRAGLWGENSCAWIIADLAARKAGTTLVPLPLFFSDAQLNHVITNTELGCLLTVGDARSIAPVARRSSTSHEGIFCDFLSNAGSVSKTADISKITFTSGTTGAPKGVCLSEAAISNVTNALIERIYSTPGADAEINRHFTLLPLSTLLENVAGVYVPLQLGKTIVVLAGVDTGLLGSSELSLPTLLRSLHHYNPNSLIVLPQILLGLVAASQQGFPLPAALKFIAVGGARTSSSLIQQARAIGLPVYEGYGLSECASVVSLNSPAANKIGSVGKPLAHVKINIEQGSIFVSGNTFSGYWGQAPQSKDAWLDTGDLGYLDDDGFLFITGRRKNLLISSFGRNISPEWVESELALCRSIAQCIVVGDAQPYCSAILVPASVQVTTEQITQEIARVNQGLPDYAHIKKFILASSPFTAANQLLTDNGRLRRNEIMAHYQRDITAIYATTPTADSSQQTGQHAGAIYDIL, from the coding sequence ATGAATAATTTTTTCGCCTCGCTGGAGCAACACGCACAGCAACAACCACAACAGCTTGCATTGATTAGCAAACAGTGTGAGTTCAATTATGCGCAATTGGTTGAACAGGTAAATCTGCTCGCGCAATGGTTAACTGACCATAATATTGGTCGCGCTGGACTCTGGGGCGAAAATTCGTGTGCGTGGATTATTGCCGATCTCGCCGCGCGCAAGGCGGGTACAACACTGGTTCCCTTGCCGCTGTTTTTTTCTGATGCACAACTGAACCACGTCATTACAAATACAGAATTAGGCTGCCTGTTAACGGTGGGTGATGCGCGATCCATTGCTCCGGTCGCCCGTCGCAGCAGCACTAGCCACGAGGGTATTTTTTGCGATTTCCTTAGCAACGCGGGATCAGTGAGCAAAACTGCTGACATTAGCAAAATTACCTTCACCTCCGGCACTACTGGCGCCCCCAAAGGTGTTTGCCTTTCTGAAGCGGCGATTTCCAATGTTACCAACGCACTGATCGAGCGTATTTACTCCACGCCCGGTGCAGACGCAGAAATTAATCGCCACTTCACTCTGCTGCCCCTGAGCACGCTGCTGGAAAATGTTGCCGGTGTGTATGTGCCGCTGCAATTGGGTAAAACCATTGTGGTACTCGCCGGTGTCGATACCGGTTTGCTCGGCAGTTCGGAATTATCCCTGCCCACCTTGCTGCGCAGCCTGCATCACTACAATCCCAATAGCTTGATTGTGTTACCGCAAATTTTGCTCGGCTTGGTCGCGGCTAGCCAACAGGGCTTCCCGCTGCCCGCCGCGTTAAAATTTATCGCCGTCGGCGGCGCACGCACATCATCCAGTTTGATACAACAAGCGCGCGCCATCGGCTTGCCCGTCTACGAAGGGTACGGCTTATCGGAGTGCGCGTCTGTTGTTAGTTTGAATTCGCCCGCGGCCAATAAAATCGGCAGCGTGGGAAAGCCCTTGGCGCACGTTAAAATTAACATTGAGCAAGGTTCCATATTCGTCAGCGGCAATACATTTTCCGGTTACTGGGGCCAAGCCCCGCAGAGTAAAGATGCGTGGCTGGACACCGGCGACCTGGGCTACCTCGATGACGACGGCTTTTTATTTATTACCGGTCGACGCAAAAATTTATTGATCAGCAGTTTTGGTCGCAACATTTCTCCCGAATGGGTTGAATCCGAATTGGCGCTGTGCCGCAGTATTGCGCAATGCATAGTCGTGGGTGATGCACAACCTTACTGCAGTGCGATTTTAGTTCCCGCATCCGTCCAGGTTACGACCGAACAAATCACACAAGAGATCGCTCGCGTTAATCAGGGACTACCCGATTACGCACACATCAAAAAATTTATTCTGGCATCAAGCCCGTTTACCGCCGCCAATCAATTACTGACTGACAATGGTCGCCTGCGGCGCAACGAAATTATGGCGCACTACCAACGCGATATCACCGCCATTTATGCCACCACACCCACCGCAGATTCTTCTCAACAAACGGGCCAACACGCAGGAGCTATTTATGACATTCTTTGA
- a CDS encoding DUF4145 domain-containing protein encodes MIKRLSQRFHELNQQLNVVEATVNAGTGNKIDEEMFLGWKVKTKNLLTNACGEKSQHFQSFLKAEIPQPMESSYYILKRVGAVFLAAKEDFEGGYLASLKSLVQAEVFESELEQASELLRSGYKLASAVIAGVVLETALRDLCSTHGLPIGKLDTMNGQLAKAGVYNKLQQKRITAIADIRNSAAHGKPEEFTDLDVENMIQDIEGVLLSYLA; translated from the coding sequence ATGATTAAAAGGCTGAGTCAAAGATTTCATGAGCTTAATCAACAACTTAATGTTGTTGAGGCAACTGTCAATGCTGGTACTGGAAACAAAATTGATGAAGAGATGTTTCTCGGCTGGAAAGTAAAAACAAAAAATTTATTAACTAATGCATGCGGTGAAAAATCGCAGCACTTTCAATCTTTTCTAAAAGCAGAAATTCCACAACCAATGGAGTCAAGTTATTACATTTTAAAAAGAGTTGGCGCTGTTTTTCTCGCAGCAAAAGAAGATTTTGAAGGTGGTTATCTAGCATCTTTAAAAAGCCTTGTCCAAGCAGAAGTATTTGAAAGTGAGTTGGAGCAGGCAAGTGAATTATTAAGAAGTGGCTATAAATTGGCTTCAGCAGTTATCGCTGGAGTTGTATTGGAAACGGCATTAAGAGATCTATGCTCTACGCATGGATTGCCAATCGGGAAGCTAGACACAATGAATGGCCAGCTTGCGAAAGCAGGTGTGTATAACAAACTTCAACAAAAACGAATAACTGCTATTGCAGACATTCGCAATAGTGCCGCTCATGGTAAGCCAGAAGAATTTACTGATCTTGATGTTGAAAATATGATTCAAGATATAGAAGGTGTGCTCCTTAGCTACCTAGCATAA
- a CDS encoding antibiotic biosynthesis monooxygenase, translating into MYSSTFIFLKKQFDDDFYQLDNSIAEAAKSIPGYLGEEAWENPSTGYVSTVYYWESLEALQALMQHPTHLQAKAQHEKWLDNYQVVISQVLKTYGNKEFGILPKQQNITQ; encoded by the coding sequence ATGTATTCATCTACCTTTATATTTTTGAAAAAGCAATTTGATGACGACTTTTATCAGCTAGATAACTCCATTGCCGAGGCTGCCAAATCAATCCCTGGTTACCTGGGCGAAGAAGCTTGGGAAAATCCAAGCACAGGATACGTTTCAACGGTGTATTACTGGGAATCATTAGAGGCATTACAGGCGTTAATGCAGCACCCGACGCACCTGCAAGCAAAAGCGCAACACGAAAAATGGCTGGATAACTACCAGGTGGTTATTTCCCAGGTGTTAAAAACTTACGGCAATAAAGAATTTGGCATTTTGCCAAAGCAACAAAACATAACCCAATAA
- a CDS encoding GNAT family N-acetyltransferase, giving the protein MISLRKPKQSDLAEIKKLYQQSVSLHEPWTYAPQDYDAYLAQEHRYFVCAGAQAQIVGTFNISGILRGHFQSAYVGYEVFSPHQGKGYMSKGMVLLLQEAFAGLNLHRLEANIQPENTASIRLVAKAGFIKEGFSKNYLRVGGLAWKDHERWAIVNPHWLATNNS; this is encoded by the coding sequence ATGATTAGCCTGAGAAAACCCAAACAAAGCGACCTCGCTGAAATAAAAAAGTTGTACCAGCAAAGTGTTTCGCTGCACGAACCCTGGACTTATGCACCGCAGGATTACGATGCTTATTTGGCACAGGAACACCGGTATTTTGTGTGCGCGGGTGCGCAGGCGCAAATTGTGGGGACGTTCAATATTTCCGGAATTTTGCGTGGCCATTTTCAATCCGCTTATGTGGGATATGAGGTGTTTAGCCCTCACCAAGGCAAGGGCTATATGAGCAAAGGCATGGTGCTACTGTTGCAAGAGGCATTCGCAGGATTAAATTTGCACCGTTTGGAAGCCAATATTCAGCCGGAAAATACCGCGTCTATTCGGCTGGTTGCCAAAGCGGGTTTTATAAAAGAAGGGTTTTCCAAAAATTATCTCCGCGTGGGCGGGCTTGCGTGGAAGGATCATGAGCGCTGGGCGATAGTAAATCCGCACTGGTTAGCTACAAACAATAGCTGA
- a CDS encoding Abi-alpha family protein, translating into MSIESEGARVINETIGKVTSEIYSDIAKPGTRQVGLAIETIFKIGLSPVAMLDWGFEHSKEWLKAKIEKRLNSTPSEFRCSPPNSIAVSAITSISISSDSPELRDLYAELLLKAMDSRSQAMVHPSFINLISQLSPQEALVFISFNKIEGTLILKEEDNRYSLEHEYIESQFLRYCQQLGFGECPYAQLWLENLQRLKLVVLNEYSEVYMDTDSRHRATGVKNIVYRYLELTEYGRMFLEACTPLSET; encoded by the coding sequence ATGTCTATCGAGAGTGAAGGTGCTCGAGTAATAAATGAAACTATCGGTAAGGTTACATCTGAAATATATTCAGACATTGCTAAACCCGGAACGCGTCAAGTTGGCTTAGCTATTGAAACAATATTCAAGATTGGCTTGTCCCCTGTAGCAATGCTTGACTGGGGCTTCGAGCACTCTAAAGAGTGGCTAAAAGCAAAAATTGAGAAGCGTTTAAATTCTACGCCATCGGAGTTTCGCTGTTCGCCACCAAACAGTATTGCTGTTTCTGCAATAACTTCAATTTCGATTTCCTCAGATTCACCAGAGCTTCGTGACCTTTACGCGGAATTATTATTGAAAGCAATGGACTCTCGAAGTCAAGCAATGGTACACCCTTCATTTATAAATTTAATTAGCCAGCTGTCGCCTCAAGAGGCGCTAGTATTTATTAGCTTTAATAAAATTGAAGGAACTCTAATTTTAAAGGAAGAGGACAATCGCTATTCATTAGAGCATGAATATATCGAAAGCCAATTTTTGAGGTATTGCCAACAACTAGGTTTTGGAGAATGTCCGTACGCCCAGCTATGGCTAGAAAATCTACAGCGCCTTAAGCTTGTTGTCTTGAATGAGTATTCGGAAGTTTATATGGACACAGATTCCCGTCATCGAGCTACCGGTGTTAAAAATATAGTATATCGCTATCTTGAATTAACAGAGTATGGGCGAATGTTTCTTGAGGCTTGTACTCCACTTAGTGAAACATAA
- the lspA gene encoding signal peptidase II yields the protein MKIKMILILLVFLPLIGCDRYTKVQAVNLLKGQEPISFLDGFFSLTYHENTGAMLSFGAKFPDEVRLMVFTVLVGLVLVIGLIYLMIKPMNKYSFTVGLLILAGGFGNLYDRALNDGRVVDFMLLQLGPLQTGVFNVADVAIMAGVFGFLFISSKLGKRLT from the coding sequence ATGAAAATTAAAATGATCTTAATCTTATTGGTGTTCCTTCCACTCATTGGTTGTGATCGCTACACCAAAGTACAAGCGGTGAATTTACTGAAGGGGCAAGAACCCATTTCTTTTTTAGATGGTTTTTTCAGCCTGACCTATCACGAAAATACCGGTGCCATGCTGAGCTTTGGTGCGAAATTTCCCGACGAAGTACGACTGATGGTTTTTACGGTCTTGGTGGGTTTGGTGTTGGTAATCGGCTTAATTTACTTGATGATAAAACCGATGAATAAATACAGTTTTACAGTGGGCTTGTTAATACTGGCCGGCGGTTTTGGCAACCTGTACGACCGCGCGTTAAATGATGGCCGAGTCGTAGACTTTATGCTGCTGCAACTGGGGCCGCTACAAACTGGGGTGTTTAATGTTGCAGATGTTGCCATTATGGCTGGCGTATTCGGGTTTTTATTTATCTCATCCAAACTGGGGAAGCGACTCACTTAA
- a CDS encoding thermostable hemolysin, translating into MKELAGIYPETQIQQGVADKWHMPRLPKIRIPRFGLHTPGTEQRPAIERYIHDRFAAVHHAEVTHFLPNIISLRCSGEYSAAVGLAPASTGTLFAEQYLTAPVEKVISEKLEQPIERHQIVEIGNLVSTWKGSSLLLFIVIGEVMERLGYHYVMFTGTREVKALLARLHYSPIVLADANPAVLPDGGASWGSYYDNKPQVMFGDNRPAMAAARKNPMYRATVLAINSAIEKICTEFRARNNVSAKDANDE; encoded by the coding sequence ATGAAAGAGCTAGCCGGCATATACCCGGAAACACAAATCCAGCAGGGCGTTGCTGACAAATGGCATATGCCACGCCTGCCGAAAATTCGCATTCCCCGCTTTGGTTTGCATACCCCCGGTACCGAACAGCGCCCGGCCATTGAGCGCTACATCCACGACCGCTTCGCCGCCGTGCACCACGCCGAGGTGACCCACTTCCTGCCTAACATCATCAGCTTGCGTTGCAGTGGCGAATACTCTGCCGCCGTAGGCTTGGCGCCCGCCAGCACCGGGACCTTGTTTGCCGAACAATACTTAACGGCGCCGGTGGAAAAAGTGATTAGTGAGAAGTTGGAGCAGCCGATTGAGCGCCACCAAATCGTGGAAATCGGCAATCTGGTCTCTACCTGGAAAGGCAGCAGCCTGTTGTTATTTATTGTGATTGGCGAAGTGATGGAACGCCTGGGTTACCACTATGTGATGTTTACCGGCACCCGCGAAGTAAAAGCGCTACTTGCCCGCCTGCATTACTCACCTATTGTACTGGCGGATGCCAACCCTGCGGTGCTGCCCGACGGCGGTGCCAGTTGGGGCAGCTATTACGACAACAAACCACAAGTGATGTTTGGTGATAACCGCCCCGCAATGGCCGCCGCCCGTAAAAACCCCATGTATCGCGCAACGGTATTGGCAATTAACAGCGCGATTGAAAAAATTTGCACCGAATTTCGCGCGCGCAACAACGTCAGCGCAAAGGATGCAAACGATGAATAA
- a CDS encoding GGDEF domain-containing protein: MTIKTLAVSRHMNAAKIGLVLITILGLFSYPYIPQKKLQIFPGPHVWWGAFTDGSPASKTTYTYKNESQSAIECVFGEAASFNMCGNSSVFANQGVATRDQLVSDLAFATKVSPSISLDLTGYSGVWIEIDYRGPANYIYLTLQNHEPTLDLPDPIRQFRPQSVGIKTSELHEPIFIRLDEFKVSDWWIKLFSLHRAESDTRINRIQALNIEVKEQPPLSRHYLEVKSITFIGERISKENFYLIFIIAFATLLGLEGAFRIYSLYKRHRAAQLSLDALNEHNQKLQSVAFKDELTQLLNRRAIREIVSKNIAIKTQQNLAIVIIDIDHFKRFNDTYGHALGDKVLASVAQLLKQVSRDFDHVARWGGEEFVIVTQDAPAENLLVYGEKLREKIAASPIFKEDISEPIFVTISVGIAQGRLGESFDAALERADQALYQSKQKGRNCCTISLANDV, encoded by the coding sequence ATGACAATAAAAACGCTGGCTGTTTCGCGGCACATGAATGCAGCAAAGATAGGCTTGGTTCTCATCACTATATTGGGGCTGTTTTCGTACCCCTATATTCCTCAAAAAAAGCTGCAGATTTTTCCAGGACCACATGTCTGGTGGGGGGCATTTACCGACGGAAGTCCCGCAAGTAAAACGACATATACATACAAAAACGAAAGTCAGTCGGCGATTGAGTGTGTATTTGGTGAGGCAGCCTCGTTCAATATGTGCGGCAATAGCAGCGTATTCGCTAATCAGGGTGTTGCGACCCGCGATCAGCTGGTGAGTGACCTGGCGTTTGCCACTAAAGTTTCTCCCAGTATTTCGTTGGATTTAACCGGTTATTCCGGTGTTTGGATTGAGATAGATTATCGGGGGCCGGCAAATTACATTTATCTGACGTTGCAAAATCATGAGCCTACGCTAGATCTGCCTGATCCGATTCGCCAATTTCGGCCGCAAAGCGTGGGCATAAAAACGTCTGAGCTCCATGAGCCGATATTTATTCGGTTGGATGAATTCAAAGTAAGCGATTGGTGGATAAAACTGTTTTCGCTGCATCGGGCAGAGTCCGATACCCGAATTAATCGCATACAAGCGCTAAACATTGAGGTTAAAGAGCAGCCGCCCCTTTCCAGGCATTACCTTGAAGTAAAATCAATTACGTTTATTGGAGAGCGGATCAGCAAGGAAAATTTCTATTTAATTTTCATAATCGCGTTTGCGACCTTGCTCGGGTTGGAAGGCGCTTTTCGAATCTATTCGCTGTACAAACGACATCGCGCTGCGCAGCTATCTCTGGACGCATTAAATGAGCACAACCAAAAGTTGCAGTCTGTGGCATTCAAGGATGAGCTTACCCAGCTGCTCAATCGCCGTGCGATCAGAGAAATTGTAAGCAAAAATATAGCGATTAAAACTCAGCAAAATTTGGCGATTGTAATTATTGATATCGACCATTTTAAGCGGTTCAACGATACCTATGGCCATGCGCTGGGGGACAAGGTATTGGCCAGCGTTGCGCAATTACTGAAACAGGTTTCACGGGATTTTGATCACGTGGCTCGTTGGGGCGGTGAAGAGTTTGTCATTGTCACGCAGGATGCTCCTGCCGAGAATTTACTGGTTTATGGAGAAAAGCTGCGGGAGAAAATCGCCGCTAGCCCGATTTTCAAAGAGGACATTTCAGAGCCTATATTTGTAACTATCAGTGTGGGAATTGCTCAGGGCCGTCTTGGTGAAAGTTTTGATGCAGCGCTGGAGCGCGCAGACCAAGCCCTGTATCAATCAAAACAAAAGGGCAGAAACTGCTGCACAATTTCTTTGGCAAATGATGTCTAG
- a CDS encoding TenA family transcriptional regulator: MTFFDRLQQETEQERNYLLSAPIIQRCMSQGQFSLEEYIDFLTQAFHHVKHTVPLLMAVGSRLPAEKENYREAIAEYIEEELGHQEWILNDLAACGADKETIRHGRPGMATELMVAYAYDTVMRNNPMAFFGMVFVLEGTSINLASQAADIIQQHLGLPNKAFSYLRSHGSLDQEHMVFFAKLMNSLTELKDQEDILHAAKMFFKLYGNIFRSINQPTSAPLATPNSAAAKVA; this comes from the coding sequence ATGACATTCTTTGATCGCCTACAGCAAGAAACTGAACAAGAGCGAAATTATTTGTTGAGCGCTCCAATTATCCAACGCTGTATGAGCCAGGGCCAATTCAGTCTGGAGGAATACATCGATTTCCTCACCCAGGCATTTCACCACGTAAAACATACGGTGCCTTTGTTGATGGCGGTGGGCAGCCGCTTGCCGGCGGAAAAAGAAAATTATCGTGAAGCAATTGCTGAATATATTGAGGAAGAACTGGGGCACCAGGAATGGATTTTAAATGACCTGGCAGCCTGTGGTGCCGATAAAGAAACCATTCGTCACGGGCGCCCCGGTATGGCCACAGAACTGATGGTGGCTTACGCCTACGATACCGTTATGCGCAATAACCCTATGGCGTTTTTCGGCATGGTGTTTGTGCTCGAAGGCACCAGCATCAATTTGGCCTCGCAAGCGGCCGACATTATCCAACAGCATTTGGGCTTGCCCAACAAGGCGTTTTCCTATTTGCGTTCCCACGGCAGTTTGGATCAGGAACACATGGTGTTTTTCGCCAAACTCATGAACAGCCTGACCGAACTGAAAGATCAGGAGGATATTCTTCACGCGGCAAAAATGTTTTTCAAACTGTACGGGAACATTTTCCGCTCGATCAATCAACCCACGAGCGCACCGCTTGCTACTCCCAACAGCGCTGCCGCAAAAGTTGCCTAG
- a CDS encoding chorismate mutase, which yields MERSIICKSLDEVRLHIDAIDREMVNLLAQRGDFVAQAARFKKTTDDVRAPQRVEQVIAKVTILAKELNANPTVVEAVYRAMISAFINAELVEHAALADSR from the coding sequence TTGGAACGTTCAATTATTTGTAAATCGCTAGACGAGGTTCGCCTCCATATAGACGCGATTGATAGGGAAATGGTTAATTTACTCGCGCAGCGCGGCGATTTTGTTGCACAAGCAGCTCGCTTTAAGAAAACCACTGATGATGTAAGAGCGCCGCAACGTGTCGAGCAGGTCATTGCCAAGGTAACAATATTGGCAAAAGAGCTGAATGCAAATCCAACGGTGGTTGAAGCGGTTTATCGCGCAATGATTTCAGCTTTCATCAACGCTGAACTGGTAGAGCACGCCGCTCTTGCGGATTCGCGATGA
- a CDS encoding SDR family oxidoreductase yields MNMNGKTILLTGATGGIGEAIARQLASAGARVILVGRSLNELRRIERELQHTAHKGFALQADIASAEGLETIRVALTALQLPVDVLINCAGVSLFGLLEDNEPAAIEKVINTNVTATILLTRQVMPFLHKEHGRILFIGSSFGALGFAGFSAYCASKFALRGFAEALRRELANTPIQIAYVAPRATDTRINSDAVVALNDALGNSVDDPATVAEAIEDLLVQNKLRDINLGWPERFFLRLNAIFPRLVDKGLQSKLPIIRRFARSSSNSISSTIPSTGKTAASTTR; encoded by the coding sequence ATGAATATGAATGGCAAAACGATTTTACTAACTGGCGCTACCGGCGGTATTGGCGAAGCTATAGCACGGCAACTCGCGAGCGCCGGCGCGCGCGTGATTTTAGTCGGTCGGTCGCTCAATGAATTACGCAGGATTGAACGCGAACTGCAACATACCGCGCACAAAGGCTTCGCGTTGCAAGCCGACATCGCCAGTGCCGAGGGTTTGGAAACCATTCGCGTCGCACTAACCGCCCTGCAACTCCCGGTTGATGTATTAATTAATTGCGCCGGTGTCAGCCTATTCGGTTTGCTGGAAGATAACGAGCCTGCGGCGATCGAAAAGGTAATCAACACCAATGTGACTGCAACCATTTTGCTCACCCGCCAGGTGATGCCGTTTTTGCACAAAGAGCATGGCCGAATTTTATTTATTGGCTCCAGCTTTGGCGCACTTGGCTTCGCGGGATTCAGTGCTTACTGCGCGAGCAAATTTGCACTGCGCGGTTTTGCCGAAGCCTTAAGGCGCGAACTCGCCAACACCCCAATTCAAATCGCATATGTCGCACCGCGCGCAACTGACACGCGGATAAATTCTGACGCTGTGGTAGCGCTCAATGATGCGCTGGGAAACTCAGTGGATGATCCCGCAACAGTGGCCGAAGCCATTGAAGACTTACTGGTACAAAACAAACTGCGCGATATAAACCTGGGTTGGCCGGAGCGATTTTTTCTCCGCCTCAATGCTATTTTCCCTCGACTGGTGGACAAAGGCTTGCAGAGTAAATTGCCCATTATTCGTCGCTTCGCGCGCTCGTCAAGCAACTCCATTTCGTCAACGATTCCAAGTACTGGCAAAACAGCTGCCAGCACGACACGATAA